A genome region from Hippopotamus amphibius kiboko isolate mHipAmp2 chromosome 1, mHipAmp2.hap2, whole genome shotgun sequence includes the following:
- the C1H5orf15 gene encoding keratinocyte-associated transmembrane protein 2, which yields MAAAALTTMRGAEQAKLRPKPAIQVPGGMALPLVLALLLASATMSRAQSQADSPSQTVLKPNVSAPNMNALTNENQTKPVSQNSTTLSPTTSTEKSGVASVSSHPSPTTSLSQEEADNNEDPSIEDEDLLTLNSSPSTAKDTLDNGDYGELDYDWTTSPRDDESNEALEENRDYMEIEQSVRPFKTPPSNIEEEDSHFFFHLIIFAFCIAVVYITYHNKRKIFLLVQSRKWRDGLCSKTVEYHRLDQNVNEAMPSLKITNDYIF from the exons ATGGCCGCCGCCGCCCTGACGACGATGAGGGGCGCCGAGCAAGCGAAACTGCGGCCCAAGCCGGCCATCCAGGTCCCCGGAGGGATGGCGCTGCCGCTGGTCCTGGCGCTTCTGCTTGCGTCCGCCACCATGTCCAGGG ctCAATCACAGGCTGATTCACCAAGCCAGACCGTACTCAAGCCAAATGTTTCTGCTCCAAATATGAATGCTTTAACAAATGAAAATCAGACCAAACCTGTTTCCCAAAACAGCACCACCCTCTCTCCCACAACTAGTACAGAAAAAAGTGGAGTGGCGTCTGTGTCCTCTCATCCGTCGCCTACTACTTCTCTGTCCCAAGAGGAAGCTGATAACAATGAAGATCCCAGCATAGAGGATGAGGATCTCCTTACACTGAATAGCTCTCCGTCCACTGCCAAAGACACTCTGGACAATGGAGATTATGGGGAACTGGACTATGACTGGACCACCAGCCCCCGGGATGATGAGTCCAATGAGGCCTTGGAAGAAAACAGGGACTATATGGAAATTGAACAGTCAGTGAGACCTTTTAAGACCCCACCCTCAAATATAGAAGAGGAAGATAgccatttctttttccatcttattatttttgctttttgtattgCTGTTGTTTATATTACATATCACAACAAAAGGAAG attttccTTCTGGTTCAAAGCAGGAAATGGCGTGATGGCCTTTGTTCCAAAACAGTGGAATATCATCGTCTAGACCAAAATGTTAATGAGGCAATGCCTTCTCTGAAGATTAccaatgattatatattttaa